One uncultured Campylobacter sp. genomic window, AAAACTGATTTTGACGGAAGGAAGGTCGCGCTCGTCGGCGTTGGCAACGTCGAGCGCCACGGCAACGATTTTTGCAGCGGTATGAGTGCGTTTTTGCCGGTGCTTAAAAAGGCCGATCTCATCGGCGCTTGGGGCGCAGAGGGATATAAATTTAAACATTCGCGCGCCTTCATAAACGGCAAATTCGTGGGTCTTACGATCGATTTTAAAGGCGATGACCACTGGCAGGCGAGGGCTGATAAATGGATCGCCGCGGTTAAAGGCGAGTTTTAAATATTTCAGCTTTTGCGCGACCGAGCGAGATTTGGGCTCATCGAGCCTAAAGCTCGTTAAATTTCCCCATTAAATTTTACGCTCTGCTTGAAAGCGAAGCCCTCTTAAATTTTACTCGCCACAGCGTTAGAATTTCCGCCGCATTCAAGCGCCGCCTGCTCATGCTACGTAAATTTTATCGCTAGCGGGAGCCGTAAATTCCAACTCTCCGCGCAGATAGCTATAGGTGCCGCGATAAAATTTAGTTCGCGGCAACTTGCGCACTATTCGTGTAATAAACGATAAATTCCGCCTGCGATGCTTGTATGCCGCTGGTGCGATAAAATTTCGCTTTCGCGACAAAATTCCGCCCGCAGTGCTAGTACGGTGCCCGTACGTTAAAATTCCGCGCTCCGCTTGAAAGCGGAGCCTCCTCATTAAAATTTTAAAATTTTTAGTTTAAAAAGTCACGATATTTTACAAGCCGTACCGCTTAAAATCGCGCAGATAGGCTAAAATTTTTATCCGCCCAAGCTTCAATTTCGCTCGCGCGGCGGTCAATTCAATACGGCAAATTTAATGAGATGGGTTTATAAAATCATCGCCCGAGCCTCAAATATCAGCGCCGCATTAGAAAAGTTATTTTATAATAACCGCATATCAAAATTTAAGGCGATCTATGAAAAGGCTTCTATTTTTCGTCGTTTTTGCGCTGGCCGCCCTCGCCGCGGCGATCTACTTCAATCTCGATAGGCGCGAAGAGGTCGCGCACAAGGCCTACGGCATCATCGACATCAGGCAGAGCTCGCTTAGCTTCGAGCGCAGCGGCCGCATTAGCGCGCTTTATCGCGACGAGGGCGATTTCGTGCAGGCTGGCGACGTCTTGGCGGCTCTGGATACGGCGGATCTGAGTTTTCAAAGACAGGTTCAGATCGCGAGGTGCGACGGGCTTAAATTTAGCTTGCAAAAGCTGCAAAGCGGCTTTCGTAGCGAGGAGATCGAGATGGCGGCGGCGAACGTAAGCGCGCTGCAAAACGCCCTACAGCTCGCTACTTTGACGAACGAGCGCCTCAAGAGCCTAGGCAAAAGCAACTCCGCGTCCAAGCAGCAGATCGACGAGGCGTTTTACTCGATGAAGCGCACGCAAGCCCAGCTGCAAAGCGCACAGGCCAATCTGCGCCAGCTTCAAAGCGGCTACCGCGGCGAGGATGTCGGCGCCGCCCGCGCAAATTTAGCAAGCTGCGAGGAAAATCTAAAATATCTGAATTACCAAATCGAGACGCAAAGCGTGCTAAAAGCGCCCTTTAGCGGGCAGATCAGAGCGCGCCTTAAGGAGCTTGGCGATATCAGCATGCCAAGCGTGGGCGTTTTTGAGCTTAGCGAAGTAAAAAATAAGCGCGCGAAATTTTATCTAAGCGAAAATCAGCTCCGCTTCCTGCGTGCCGGGCAGAGCGTGCGGATCATCGCTGCGGACGGCTCTAGCGCGAGCGCAAAGATCGCCTACGTGAGCCAAACCGCGATGTACACGCCCCGTACAGTGCAAACCGAGGAGCTGCGCGCCGATCTCGTATGGGAGGCACGCGCAGATTTCAGCGACGAGGACGGCAGCTTTCGCCTGGGACAGCCGATCAGCGTGGAATTTTGACGGGGGCAGCGCATAAGCATCGCTAGCAAGGGCGAAATTTAAAACGCGGTACGGGTAGCAGGAATACTACGGATGGAATTTTATCGCGGCACAACGCCCAAAGCTATCAGGCGCGGCGAGTTGGAATTTAAACGGCTTGCTCGGCGATAAAATTTTAGCGGCATAACGACGCGAAATTTATGAGCGATTTTGTCAGCGCCTGCGGGCGAAATTTAGATAACAAAGCTCGCTGCCCGGTAAAATTTTACGCAACGCCGCGCAAGCCGTGCATATGGCGTGAGTTTGATAAAATTTTAAAAGCGCGCTTCGAGGTAGAATTTTAACGGCGCCTGTTCGGCAGAGCAGGGCGATAAAATTTTGACACATCGTTTCGGCGCAGACGACTATAGAAATGCTGCGCGCTTAGAACGAAACTGTACAAAGGCGAAAGGCGGCGTAGAATTTATCGCGCGGGTTTTGCGCGAGCAGGCGCTTTGGGTAAAAGATCGGAATTCTGCAGCGTAGCGAGTAAAATTTTGCCGAAAGATTTGGCGCAAAACAGCGCGAGTTAAATTTTAAAATTTGCATCTCGGCGGAGAATAGGTAAAAGCCGGGCGGTAGAGCGGGAGCGGGCTTTGTTTCTAGCAGACCGTTTTGCGATAAACGAGCGATGGTTGAGTAATGACTGCGGACGGCAGTAAAATTTCGCTACGAAACAAGCGGCGCGATTAATGCCGATTGCAAACGGCGTAAAATTTTGCCCAAAAGGCGCGGTAGCTAAAGTCGGTACTATGTAAAGAAAACCGAAACTAGGTATAAAATTTCGCCAAAAGATATAGCGGCGGTAAATTTCACCTCAAAGGGCGGGCGGCGGTAAAATTTCACTGCAAGAGGCGCGGCGCAGATAGAGCTCGGCGCTCACGGGTCGCCAGGCGTTTGAAAACCCGTTTGCGTTTTGAAGCGAGTTTATCGCGGATACTCACGGGCTGCTTCACGTTTTGGAGACCGCCCCGCTCATGCGCATCGTTAGCGGCGCGGCTAGCCGATGCGATATGCACGCGCTCAAGACGGATCGGGCGGCGCGCGGAATATTCGGCGCGAGCCGTAAGCAACGCCGATCGTGCGGGTACTCGAATTCGAGCGGGCGATTGCAGGGCGCCCAGACGCGATAGGGCTTAGTTTCGCGCGCTTGCGGTAAGTTGCGTCGAATTTATGCGAGGTTTGGGCGAAATTGTTTGACGCGCGTCGGTTGTAAAACCAAGATGCCGCGGCTGTCACAAAACTAAGACGCCGTAGCGGCTGCGAAATCAAGACGTCTCGGCGGCTGCAGAAGCAAGGCGTCGCGATAAAGAACGCCTTTTCGGCGTGCATAGGTCTCGTTCGTCGCGCCAAGCGTCGGGGCGAGTAAATAAAATTTGGAGCTAGGCTTGGATCTACTAAATATCGTAAATTTAAAGAAATTTTACCTGCGAGAGGATCGCAGCAAAAACGTCGTTTTTGAAAATTTCGATCTGCGAATTGGCGCCTCGCCGCGGCTCATCAGCCTCACGGGCCCCGACGGCGCGGGCAAATCCACGCTTTTAAAGCTCATCTGCGGCATCATCGCGCCCGATTGCGGCGAGATAAAATTTGCCGGCTTCACCCCTAGCGGCGAAAATAAAGAATTCGTCCGCGCAAACGGCTATATGTCGCAGAGCTTGGGGCTTTACGAGGAGCTTAGCGTCTGGCAAAATTTAAACATCTTCGCGGGCCTAAAAGGGCTCGATCTAAAAGACGGCGAGGAGTATCTGCGCGGGCTTTTGCGCCGCGTGGGGCTTTTGAAATTTAAAGATTACGCCGTGGATTCGCTCTCCGGCGGAATGAAACAAAAGCTTGGCGTTGCGTGCGCTATCGCAGCTCGGCCGCGGCTTTTGGTGCTCGATGAGCCCACCGTCGGCGTCGATCCGCTCTCACGCAGCGAGCTGTGGGCGATCGTGCGCGAGTATCTGGATCAAAGCGGCGCGAAATGCATATTTTCGACGGCGTATTTCGACGAGGCGGCGGATGCCGATCTGACGCTGATCTTACTCGGCGGCAAGATCATAGCGCAGGAGCGCGCTGCAAAGATCACCGCGGCGCTGCGGGATCGCACCTTTCGCATATGCAGCGAGGATTATCAGAGCCTGGCGCGCCGCTTGATGTTTAAGACGCAAAGATTTTTAAAAAATTCCCCGCTCATCGACATCTGCCCCAGAGACGGCAGCGTCGATCTGCTAAGCGAAGAGCCGATAAGCCTGCGCGATCTGCAGGAGTTTTTAAACGCGAGCCTAAGCGGTAGCGACGAAAACAGCGGCGGCGAAAATACAGAGCGCGAAAATGTAGGCGACAAAGGCACGTATCCCGAAAACGGGCGCGGCGAAAATTTTAAAATTTCAAACGAAAGCGGAGACGTTAAATTTAACGAAAGCGGAGACGCTAAAGTTAAAGAAAACGGGGGCGCGAAATTTAAACTGAGCCCGCGCGAGGCGAGCCTAGAGGATGCGTATATTTTTCTAAACAAAGCAGAGATCGGCGCAGCAAATTTCGGCTACGAAAAAAGGAGCTTCGATGCGGCGCAAACCGTCATCAAAGTGCGCGACGTGAGTAAAAAATTCGGCTCATTCACCGCCGTGGAAAATACGAGTTTCGAGGTCAAAAAGGGCGAGATTTTCGGCCTTCTGGGCCCAAACGGCGCGGGCAAAACGACGACCTTTCGCATGATCTGCGCGCTTTTGGGGATGAGCGGGGGCGAGATCTCGGTCATGGGTGAGGATCTGCGCTACGCCAAATCATCGATTAGATCGCGCATCGGCTACGTCTCGCAGAAATTTTCGCTTTATAAAAAGCTAAGCTGCTATCAAAATTTAGAGTATTTCGGCCGCAGCTACGGCATCGGCGGCATGGCGCTGAAGCGGCGCATAGAGGAGCTTTTGAGCGAGTTTGGCTTGCAGCGGCTGCGAAACGAGACGTGGCAAAACCTGCCCTTTGGCGCGGGGCGCAACCTTTCGATGGCGTGCGCGCTCATCCACCGCCCCGAGATTTTGTTTCTCGACGAGGCCACCAGCGGCGCCGATCCACTCTCGCGCAGGCTCTTTTGGAACCGCATAAATGCGCTGGCGCGCACCGGCGTGAGCGTGGTCGTGACGACGCATTTTATGGAGGAGGCGGAGTATTGCGATCGGTTTTTGATCCAAGATCGCGGCAAAATCCTGGCGCTAGGTAGCCCCGACGAGGTCTGCGTAC contains:
- a CDS encoding flavodoxin domain-containing protein, with the translated sequence MKKLLVYATKGGDTKVVSEYIASKLGFEIKEAKELNEEDLAGAGAFIFAASTHGDGQIQAKFDDKLELLNKTDFDGRKVALVGVGNVERHGNDFCSGMSAFLPVLKKADLIGAWGAEGYKFKHSRAFINGKFVGLTIDFKGDDHWQARADKWIAAVKGEF
- a CDS encoding HlyD family efflux transporter periplasmic adaptor subunit, coding for MKRLLFFVVFALAALAAAIYFNLDRREEVAHKAYGIIDIRQSSLSFERSGRISALYRDEGDFVQAGDVLAALDTADLSFQRQVQIARCDGLKFSLQKLQSGFRSEEIEMAAANVSALQNALQLATLTNERLKSLGKSNSASKQQIDEAFYSMKRTQAQLQSAQANLRQLQSGYRGEDVGAARANLASCEENLKYLNYQIETQSVLKAPFSGQIRARLKELGDISMPSVGVFELSEVKNKRAKFYLSENQLRFLRAGQSVRIIAADGSSASAKIAYVSQTAMYTPRTVQTEELRADLVWEARADFSDEDGSFRLGQPISVEF
- a CDS encoding ATP-binding cassette domain-containing protein; translated protein: MDLLNIVNLKKFYLREDRSKNVVFENFDLRIGASPRLISLTGPDGAGKSTLLKLICGIIAPDCGEIKFAGFTPSGENKEFVRANGYMSQSLGLYEELSVWQNLNIFAGLKGLDLKDGEEYLRGLLRRVGLLKFKDYAVDSLSGGMKQKLGVACAIAARPRLLVLDEPTVGVDPLSRSELWAIVREYLDQSGAKCIFSTAYFDEAADADLTLILLGGKIIAQERAAKITAALRDRTFRICSEDYQSLARRLMFKTQRFLKNSPLIDICPRDGSVDLLSEEPISLRDLQEFLNASLSGSDENSGGENTERENVGDKGTYPENGRGENFKISNESGDVKFNESGDAKVKENGGAKFKLSPREASLEDAYIFLNKAEIGAANFGYEKRSFDAAQTVIKVRDVSKKFGSFTAVENTSFEVKKGEIFGLLGPNGAGKTTTFRMICALLGMSGGEISVMGEDLRYAKSSIRSRIGYVSQKFSLYKKLSCYQNLEYFGRSYGIGGMALKRRIEELLSEFGLQRLRNETWQNLPFGAGRNLSMACALIHRPEILFLDEATSGADPLSRRLFWNRINALARTGVSVVVTTHFMEEAEYCDRFLIQDRGKILALGSPDEVCVQHGRRLSVQQAFINEVQKFRSEAGDEGF